The window GACTGGATTACTGGGTGCTTTCATGGGGACATTTTCCGGCACCCTTAATGCTGCACAGGCCTATATTACCAATGATATTTACCTGAAGTATATCAACCCTCGTGCCTCTGACCGCAGCGCCCTGCTGGTGAATTACATGGGTGGTACGACTATGGTGGTTATTGGCATCATACTCGGGGTGTTCGCCAGGGATGTCAATTCAGTTGTACAATGGATCGTTGCTGCATTGTATGGTGGTTATATCGCTGCCAACCTGCTCAAATGGTACTGGTGGCGTTTTAATGCCAGTGGGTTTTATTGGGGTATGTTGACCGGTATCCTTGCTTCGCTTGTCTTTCCCTATTTTACAAAAGGCCTTCCCCTTTTTTATTGGCCATGGTTGTTCCTGTTATCCCTTGCTGGAAGCATTGCAGGAACCTTCAAGGCGCCTCCTGTTCAACAAGAAGTATTGAAGCATTTCTATAAAACGGTTAGGCCATGGGGATGGTGGAAGCCCATCCATGAACAGGTGGTGGCGGAAGACCCGGGTTTTGTCGGTAATAAGCGAATGGGGCTTGACCTGTTCAACGTCCTAATCGGGATCATAGGCCAGACCTGCCTTACCCTCCTGCCCATGTACCTGGTCCTTTGGATGGAGTTCCCTTTACTTTTAACGGTTTTCATTTTACTGCTTGCGGTGGTGATCCTGAAGTTTACCTGGTGGAATAAATTGGAAGAATGGTGAGAAATTTTTGCTTGCCCAATGCAGCAGTAAGTTCCCGATCTTGTCTAGTTACTTGGTAAAATACTCCGGAGATTGAGAGAGCAGCTAATTCTGAATACGGTCAGTGATCCTGTGGCTTCGAAGCTTTTCAGGTTCAGATCTGGATTGCAGTCGGAGCTGGATAGGATACTTGGGTTTTGGGCGGAGTCGACCATAGATCAGCAGTATGGAGGATTCCTGGGCAGGATTAGTTATGATGGTAAGGTTGATCCTTTTGCAGAGAAAAGCCTGATCCTGAATAGTCGCGTCCTGTGGGCCTTCTCGAAAGCCTATAATGCCGGTGGCGGTTCCATGTACCTGGGGCTTGCGCAACGTTCATTTGAGTTCCTGCATCAGTTTTTCCTGGATAAACAAAATGGTGGACTCTATTGGTCGGTAAACTTTGATGGTGCAGTAAAGCAAACGAGAAAACAGGTATATGGGCAGGCCTTTGGCATCTACGGCCTTGCTGAATATTATAAGGCTTCAGGGGATCCCCGATCGCTAACATTGGCAAAGGACCTGTTTTGGCTCCTGGAACAACATGGTCATGACAAGCAATTTGGAGGCTATTTGGAAGCGTTTGACCGGGAATGGCGAATGCCTTCGGATATGCGTTTGAGTGAGAAGGAAGTGAATGTGCCGAAAACCATGAATACCCACCTCCACCTGCTGGAGGCGTTTGCCAATTTAAATGAGGTCTGGGATTCCGACCTGCTGCAGGAAAGGCTGGTTGAGCTGCTAGAGCTGTTCCCGAAATATATTATTGATCCCGCTAACAGTCACCAGCATCTTTTTTTTAGCCATGACTGGAACCGGGTTCCTTCGGACATTTCATATGGTCACGATATAGAAGCCTCCTGGCTTTTGCTGGATGCTGCTGAAGCCATAGGGGACCCGGTTTTGGTGGAGAAGTTCAGGAAACTTTCTGTTAAGATTACTCAAGCCACAACAATGGCAATGAGTCCTGAAGGGGGCTTGCTGTATGAATCAGACTGGACATATAGCAATTGGAATGCTGAACGGCATTGGTGGCCGCAAGTAGAAGCAATGGTTGGGTACTTCAATGCCTGGTCTCTAACTGGAGAACAGGGTTACCTGGATCGTGTTTTTCAGCTTTGGAATTTTGTAAGCAACTACCTTATGGATAATGATAAACTGGATTGGCTTTGGGGAGTGGATGCTTCATTGCGTCCCCTGGTCAACCAGGACCGCTTGGGTTTTTGGAAATGTCCCTACCACCACACAAGGGCCTGTCATGAATTGATCAGGCGGATCGGTAGTCACCTCGAAGTCAGGTAAAGAATATCCCCCTGCCATGCAGAGGGATATTGCATATTAACCACAACAAAGGAGACGCTTTAATCAAGAACACCAGCTAATTCCAGGCTTTTCTTCTTCAGCTTCTGGATACTGGTATCTTCAATAATGGGTTGTGCTGCCAGGATCAGTGAGGTGCTGTTCTCTTTCCACCAGTTTTTCTCAAACAACTCTGCCACCGGCAATACCCCAACAAGGTATTTTCTTTCCTCCCTTGCATGCCATTCCTCGATCCATTCAAACTTATCCCTGGGTATGTATTTCCAGTCGGTAAAACTTACATAGACCCGCAAGTAGAAATCCTTGGTGAGTTCATTGGGTTGGTGGTGATAAAGTTTCTTGTATTCGTACTTGTAGTCATAGCGTAAGGCTGAGATATCACTCAGTAC is drawn from Flavihumibacter rivuli and contains these coding sequences:
- a CDS encoding AGE family epimerase/isomerase — translated: MREQLILNTVSDPVASKLFRFRSGLQSELDRILGFWAESTIDQQYGGFLGRISYDGKVDPFAEKSLILNSRVLWAFSKAYNAGGGSMYLGLAQRSFEFLHQFFLDKQNGGLYWSVNFDGAVKQTRKQVYGQAFGIYGLAEYYKASGDPRSLTLAKDLFWLLEQHGHDKQFGGYLEAFDREWRMPSDMRLSEKEVNVPKTMNTHLHLLEAFANLNEVWDSDLLQERLVELLELFPKYIIDPANSHQHLFFSHDWNRVPSDISYGHDIEASWLLLDAAEAIGDPVLVEKFRKLSVKITQATTMAMSPEGGLLYESDWTYSNWNAERHWWPQVEAMVGYFNAWSLTGEQGYLDRVFQLWNFVSNYLMDNDKLDWLWGVDASLRPLVNQDRLGFWKCPYHHTRACHELIRRIGSHLEVR